The DNA region CCCAGGGGGAAAAGGAGGAAGAAGGCCTCGAGGAGGGCTCGCCTCAAGGCCCTTTGCGCCAGGTCTATGGGGGCGGTGTCCTGGGTGAGGGCGAGAAGGCCCAAGGGGGTGCGCACCAAAGCGGCGGCGAAACCCCCCTGCCAGATGACCCTGGGGACCTCCCCCACTTCCTTCAGGGCCTCAGGGGGAAGGCGGTGAGCCTCCTGGGTTAGGATCAGGGCCTCCCCATCCTCCGCATAGAGGTGCAGGTAAACGCCCCCGGTGGTGAGGAGGGTCCCCGCCTGCCCCTTGCGGTAAGCCTCCGCCGCCCGCTTGGCATCCTCCCGGAGGGTGGCCTCGAGGTGGCCTCTAAGGGCTCGCTCCACCCCTTGTCCTGCCAGGTACAGGGCCCCCACCAAAAAGAGGAGCCAGAGAAGGCTGAAGGAGAGGAAAAGCCGAAGCCGGAAGGACATGGGGCCGGGCTAGGTTTCCTCCTCGCCTCTTCCCGGGCGCACCGCATACCCCAGGCCCCGCACCGTGCGCAGGTAGCCGTAGGCCCCGGCCTCGCGGAGCTTGGCCCGGAGGTTGGCCACGTGGACGTCCAGGACGTTGGAATCCCGGCCCAAGGGTTTGCCCCAGATCTTCTCCTCGATCTCCTGCCGGGGAAACACCCGTCCCGGACGGCTCATGAACAGGTGGAGGAGTTCGAACTCCTTGGGGGAAAGCCGCACCTCCTTCTCCCCGAAGAAAACCTGCCGCCTCTTGGGGTAGAGCTCCAACCGCCCCACGCTCAGGACCTCGCTTCCCTCCTTGTGCCTCAGCTGCACCTGGATCCGGGCCAGGAGCTCGGCGGGGTGAAAGGGCTTCACCAGGTAGTCGTCGGCCCCGTCGGAAAGAAGGCCCACCTTGCGCTCCACGGCGTCCTGGGCGGTGAGGACCAGGATGGGGGTATCGTCGGTGGCCCGGATCCGCCGGGCCACCTCGGCCCCGTCCAGGTCCGGAAGGCCGAGGTCCAGGACCACCAGGTCTGGCTTCCGTTCGCGGTGCTTCACCAGGCCCTCCATGCCGCTTTTGGCCCATTCCACGGTGAAGCCCGCCTCCTTGAGCTCCAGCTCCA from Thermus antranikianii DSM 12462 includes:
- a CDS encoding response regulator transcription factor, whose translation is MKRILLIEDDAEVARLVELELKEAGFTVEWAKSGMEGLVKHRERKPDLVVLDLGLPDLDGAEVARRIRATDDTPILVLTAQDAVERKVGLLSDGADDYLVKPFHPAELLARIQVQLRHKEGSEVLSVGRLELYPKRRQVFFGEKEVRLSPKEFELLHLFMSRPGRVFPRQEIEEKIWGKPLGRDSNVLDVHVANLRAKLREAGAYGYLRTVRGLGYAVRPGRGEEET